One Deinococcus planocerae DNA segment encodes these proteins:
- a CDS encoding ArsR/SmtB family transcription factor produces MHRHAIPSPAHPEDLSRVTAVFKALSEPLRVQLLLLLRDGERNVGQLVEALGVPQSTVSRHLALLRSAELVRTRRETTSVYYHLADGHVARLLQEAFSHAQHERLGLPDHPGTETVMGSVQ; encoded by the coding sequence ATGCACCGCCACGCCATTCCCAGCCCGGCCCACCCGGAGGACCTGAGCCGGGTCACCGCAGTGTTCAAGGCCCTGTCCGAACCCCTACGGGTCCAACTGCTGCTGCTGCTCAGGGACGGCGAGCGCAATGTCGGCCAGCTCGTCGAGGCCCTGGGCGTCCCCCAAAGCACCGTCAGCCGCCACCTCGCCCTCTTGCGGAGCGCCGAGCTGGTCAGGACCCGCCGCGAGACGACCAGCGTGTACTACCACCTCGCCGACGGGCACGTCGCCCGCCTCCTGCAGGAGGCCTTCTCCCACGCCCAGCACGAACGCCTCGGCCTCCCCGACCACCCCGGCACCGAGACGGTGATGGGAAGCGTCCAGTGA
- a CDS encoding DUF4396 domain-containing protein, whose protein sequence is MTPAATGWATIDVILAVWFGLTALSAAYVAWDAFTRNPEMKVMKWGWLLVTLYTGPVGAALYILSCQEPAPGTHETFVQPLWKQSVGSSIHCLAGDATGIIVAAAITMTLGLPMWLDVISEYVFGFLFGLLIFQALFMRDMLGGSYLRAVRRSFLPEWVSMNAVMAGMVPVMVILMSRDMTAMEPTSLRFWGVMSLATLVGFAVAYPVNVWLVASGLKHGMGTVRALGRGGHDLAAEERLIERTTGEVPAPNASTAHHSMKGM, encoded by the coding sequence ATGACTCCCGCCGCGACCGGTTGGGCGACCATCGACGTCATCCTCGCGGTGTGGTTCGGGCTGACCGCGCTGTCGGCGGCCTACGTCGCCTGGGACGCCTTCACCCGCAACCCGGAGATGAAGGTCATGAAGTGGGGCTGGTTGCTCGTCACCCTCTACACCGGCCCGGTGGGCGCGGCGCTCTACATCCTGTCCTGCCAGGAACCGGCTCCCGGCACCCACGAGACCTTCGTCCAGCCGCTGTGGAAGCAGAGTGTGGGCTCGAGCATCCACTGCCTGGCGGGGGACGCGACCGGCATTATCGTGGCTGCCGCGATCACGATGACCCTGGGCCTGCCGATGTGGCTGGACGTGATCAGCGAGTACGTGTTCGGCTTCCTGTTCGGGCTGCTGATCTTCCAGGCGCTCTTTATGCGGGACATGCTGGGCGGCTCGTACCTGCGGGCGGTGCGGCGCTCGTTCCTGCCGGAGTGGGTCTCGATGAACGCGGTGATGGCGGGCATGGTGCCGGTGATGGTGATCCTGATGAGCCGCGACATGACGGCGATGGAACCCACCTCGCTGCGCTTCTGGGGGGTGATGTCCCTGGCGACCCTGGTGGGCTTCGCCGTGGCCTACCCGGTCAACGTCTGGCTGGTGGCGAGCGGTCTCAAGCACGGCATGGGCACGGTGCGGGCCCTGGGCCGGGGCGGACACGACCTCGCCGCCGAGGAGCGCCTGATCGAGCGCACCACCGGCGAGGTGCCCGCGCCCAACGCCTCCACCGCCCACCACTCCATGAAAGGCATGTGA
- a CDS encoding multicopper oxidase domain-containing protein, with product MTPKVSRPQITAVAILSVLALAAGVGLAAAFGDLSMSAREMNMPGQNMPGMDMSGNTSGMPGMPGMNMGGGNANTGPAAQTPTHVGELPATPLQTPTRMGDLVMPPGMIMTKTMNMEAMRDMAAVDLTRVRFTAPANARGDRTLTPQVVGGVKVFNFETSLIRWNILPNVQVAAYAVNRQVPGPRLQLTQGDRVRINVKNSLPESTTIHWHGLIVPNNMDGPADVTQQPIAPGETFTYEFTVRQAGTYFYHSHKNPDRQQGLGLYGALLVKPKSAAGEPKADLDSTVQLQEWLQREGYTFPAMIMEGALPNFFTINGKAYPETDTIRMKVGQTVRLRFVGSNNNFVHPMHVHGGPFEVVARDGETLKESARYLADTVNVGPGQRYDVIWKAREKGTWLIHCHIPHHTTNDNVEEQGGGGLTMRIQVS from the coding sequence ATGACCCCCAAGGTGTCGCGTCCCCAGATCACGGCCGTGGCGATCCTGAGCGTGCTCGCCCTGGCGGCGGGCGTCGGTCTGGCGGCCGCCTTCGGCGACCTGAGCATGAGCGCCCGCGAGATGAACATGCCGGGCCAGAACATGCCCGGGATGGACATGAGCGGGAACACCTCCGGAATGCCGGGCATGCCCGGGATGAACATGGGCGGGGGCAACGCGAACACGGGCCCGGCCGCCCAGACGCCCACCCACGTGGGCGAGCTGCCCGCCACGCCCCTCCAGACGCCCACCCGGATGGGTGACCTGGTGATGCCGCCCGGCATGATCATGACGAAGACGATGAACATGGAGGCGATGCGGGACATGGCCGCAGTGGACCTCACCCGGGTCCGGTTCACGGCCCCCGCGAACGCCCGGGGAGACCGGACCCTCACGCCGCAGGTGGTGGGCGGGGTGAAGGTGTTCAACTTCGAGACCTCGCTGATCCGCTGGAACATCCTGCCGAACGTGCAGGTGGCGGCCTACGCCGTGAACCGCCAGGTGCCGGGGCCGCGCCTCCAGCTCACCCAGGGGGACCGGGTGCGGATCAACGTGAAGAACAGCCTGCCGGAGAGCACGACGATCCACTGGCACGGCCTGATCGTGCCGAACAACATGGACGGCCCGGCAGATGTGACCCAGCAGCCCATCGCGCCCGGCGAGACCTTCACGTACGAGTTCACCGTGCGGCAAGCCGGCACGTACTTCTACCACTCGCACAAGAACCCCGACCGCCAGCAGGGCCTGGGGCTGTACGGGGCGCTGCTGGTGAAGCCGAAAAGCGCGGCGGGCGAGCCGAAGGCGGACCTCGACTCCACGGTGCAGTTGCAGGAGTGGCTCCAGCGCGAGGGCTACACCTTCCCGGCGATGATCATGGAGGGCGCGCTGCCCAACTTCTTCACCATCAACGGCAAGGCGTACCCGGAAACCGACACCATCCGCATGAAGGTCGGCCAGACGGTGAGGCTGCGTTTCGTCGGCAGCAACAACAACTTCGTGCACCCCATGCACGTGCACGGCGGCCCCTTCGAGGTCGTGGCGCGCGACGGCGAGACCTTGAAGGAAAGCGCGCGCTACCTCGCGGACACCGTGAACGTCGGCCCCGGGCAGCGCTACGACGTGATCTGGAAGGCCCGGGAGAAGGGCACCTGGCTGATCCACTGCCACATCCCGCACCACACCACCAACGACAACGTTGAGGAGCAGGGGGGCGGGGGGCTCACCATGCGCATCCAGGTCTCCTGA
- a CDS encoding response regulator: MPRQLLIVEDQPNDVELARAALALSQVGCEVSVARDGTEALDLLRQPGPCPNLILLDLNLPGVGGQEVLTAVRANPAWRHVPVVIFTTSDEPRDRAACAAAGADEYVLKPGGFGELIDLFNRLGRRWFTAEHCT, from the coding sequence ATGCCCAGGCAACTGCTGATCGTCGAGGACCAGCCGAACGACGTCGAGTTGGCGCGCGCCGCCCTGGCCTTGAGTCAGGTGGGGTGTGAGGTCAGCGTGGCCCGGGATGGGACCGAGGCGCTGGACCTGTTGCGGCAGCCGGGTCCCTGCCCGAACCTGATCCTGCTGGACCTGAACCTGCCAGGCGTCGGTGGCCAGGAGGTGCTGACGGCGGTGAGGGCGAATCCGGCGTGGCGGCACGTGCCGGTGGTGATTTTCACCACGTCGGACGAGCCACGCGACCGGGCCGCCTGTGCCGCCGCCGGGGCCGACGAGTATGTGCTCAAGCCGGGCGGCTTCGGAGAACTGATCGACCTCTTCAACAGGTTGGGACGGCGCTGGTTCACGGCTGAGCATTGCACTTGA
- a CDS encoding methyltransferase family protein — translation MTRDPMEALALLVYTLAYLWIAFVWRSLLVWRRTGVNPYVLPADDSAHGYVGRAMRVLLLTVLALVLGLNLVPGLEAWLGPVPALLDPRLAFLGWGLLLASLGWIAAAQAGMGASWRIGGDEGARTDLVQRGLFAHSRNPIFLGMRVNLLGLFLVVPNAVTLAVLVAGEVVMGVQVRLEEAYLSRVHGEAYEGYRRRVRRWL, via the coding sequence ATGACGCGAGACCCGATGGAAGCCCTGGCCCTGCTCGTCTACACGCTGGCGTACCTGTGGATCGCCTTCGTGTGGCGCTCGCTGCTGGTGTGGCGGCGGACGGGGGTCAATCCCTACGTGCTGCCTGCGGACGACTCCGCGCACGGGTACGTCGGGCGCGCGATGCGGGTCCTGCTGCTCACGGTCCTGGCCCTGGTGCTGGGACTGAACCTGGTGCCCGGGCTGGAGGCCTGGCTCGGCCCGGTCCCCGCCCTGCTGGACCCACGTCTGGCGTTCCTGGGGTGGGGGCTGCTGCTGGCCTCCCTGGGGTGGATCGCCGCCGCGCAGGCGGGGATGGGGGCCTCCTGGCGGATCGGGGGGGACGAGGGCGCCCGGACCGACCTGGTGCAGCGGGGGCTGTTCGCCCATTCCCGCAACCCGATCTTCCTGGGGATGCGGGTGAACCTGCTGGGGCTCTTCCTGGTGGTGCCGAACGCGGTGACGCTGGCGGTGCTGGTGGCCGGGGAGGTGGTGATGGGCGTGCAGGTGCGGCTGGAGGAGGCGTACCTGTCCCGGGTGCATGGAGAGGCCTATGAGGGGTACCGCCGCCGCGTGCGCCGCTGGCTCTGA
- a CDS encoding metal-dependent transcriptional regulator, protein MTDRTLSHAMEDYLKQLYLLGQGGTVGTQALAEALNVTPASTTGMLRKLTDLGLVDHAAYRGARLTPAGEKVALEVLRHHRLLELYLHRALGYPLDEVHDEAERLEHVISEAFEARIAAWLGDPNFDPHGDPIPRLNGELPAQGERPLGRLPEGERAQVTRVPEDPAVLRGLMEAGLTPGVEVKVLIHDPALGTLTLEVSGLPLTLALSVAERVRVSEGVTA, encoded by the coding sequence ATGACGGACCGAACTCTCTCGCACGCGATGGAGGATTATCTCAAGCAGCTCTACCTGCTGGGCCAGGGAGGGACCGTGGGCACCCAGGCGCTCGCCGAGGCCCTGAACGTCACCCCCGCCAGCACCACCGGCATGCTGCGAAAACTCACCGACCTCGGCCTGGTCGATCACGCGGCCTACCGGGGTGCCCGGCTCACCCCCGCCGGGGAGAAGGTCGCGCTGGAGGTGCTGCGCCACCACCGCCTGCTGGAGCTGTACCTGCACCGCGCGCTGGGCTACCCCCTCGACGAGGTGCACGACGAGGCCGAGCGCCTGGAGCACGTGATCAGCGAGGCCTTCGAGGCCCGCATCGCCGCCTGGCTGGGCGACCCGAACTTCGACCCGCACGGCGATCCCATCCCCCGGCTCAACGGGGAACTGCCCGCCCAGGGCGAACGCCCGCTGGGGCGCCTCCCGGAGGGGGAGCGGGCCCAGGTCACCCGGGTGCCCGAGGACCCGGCGGTGCTGCGCGGCCTGATGGAGGCGGGGCTGACGCCTGGCGTGGAGGTGAAGGTCCTGATTCACGACCCGGCGCTGGGCACCCTGACCCTGGAGGTGAGCGGGCTCCCGCTGACCCTGGCGCTCTCCGTGGCCGAGCGGGTGCGGGTCTCCGAGGGGGTGACGGCGTGA
- a CDS encoding Nramp family divalent metal transporter codes for MSRVSPSLDERMNARAVAILERTSNRRGLGRVLPFLGPAFVASVAYMDPGNFATNIQGGAQFGYLLLWVVLSASLMAMLIQTLSSKLGIVTGKNLAEHIRDRWPRPVVWFYWVQAEIVAMATDLAEFLGAALAFSLLFGLPLLWGAVITGVITFTILALQNRGFRPIEIAITAFVGVIALAYVVQVILSRPGLDALGGFVPRFSGPESLYLAVGIIGATVMPHVIYLHSALTQGRIPAGTEEQKRRLVRYNQLDVLLAMSIAALINLSMLASAAAAFHFSGQVEVADLTVAYRTLTPLLGGAAAVAFALALLSSGLSSSTVGTMAGQVVMQGFVGFRIPLLVRRLITMLPAFAVILAGLNPTDTLVLSQVVLSFGIPFALVPLLLFTARRDLMGGLVNTRLVTVTGWLIAALIISLNVYLLAQTFLG; via the coding sequence GTGAGCCGCGTGTCCCCCAGCCTGGACGAGCGGATGAACGCCCGGGCGGTCGCCATTCTAGAACGCACCTCGAACCGGCGGGGCCTGGGGCGGGTGCTGCCCTTCCTGGGTCCGGCCTTCGTCGCGTCGGTCGCGTACATGGACCCCGGCAACTTCGCCACCAACATCCAGGGCGGCGCGCAGTTCGGTTACCTGCTGCTGTGGGTGGTCCTCTCGGCCAGCCTGATGGCGATGCTGATCCAGACCCTCTCGTCCAAGCTGGGCATCGTCACCGGGAAGAACCTGGCCGAGCACATCCGTGACCGCTGGCCCCGGCCCGTGGTGTGGTTCTACTGGGTGCAGGCCGAGATCGTGGCGATGGCGACCGACCTCGCGGAGTTCCTGGGCGCCGCGCTGGCCTTTTCCCTGCTGTTCGGGCTGCCGCTGCTGTGGGGGGCGGTGATCACCGGCGTCATCACCTTCACGATCCTGGCCTTGCAGAACCGGGGCTTCCGGCCCATCGAGATCGCCATCACCGCGTTCGTTGGGGTGATCGCGCTGGCGTACGTGGTGCAGGTGATCCTCAGCCGCCCGGGCCTCGACGCCCTGGGCGGGTTCGTGCCGCGCTTCTCCGGCCCCGAGAGCCTGTACCTGGCGGTGGGCATCATCGGGGCGACGGTGATGCCGCACGTGATCTACCTGCACAGCGCGCTGACCCAGGGGCGCATCCCGGCCGGGACGGAGGAGCAGAAACGGCGGCTGGTCCGCTACAACCAGCTCGACGTCCTGCTCGCCATGAGCATCGCGGCATTGATCAACCTGAGCATGCTGGCCTCGGCGGCGGCGGCCTTCCACTTCAGCGGCCAGGTGGAGGTGGCGGACCTGACGGTGGCGTACCGGACCCTGACCCCGCTGCTGGGTGGGGCGGCGGCGGTGGCGTTCGCGCTCGCGCTGCTCTCCTCCGGGCTTTCCAGTTCGACGGTGGGCACGATGGCCGGGCAGGTGGTGATGCAGGGCTTCGTGGGCTTCCGGATTCCGCTGCTCGTGCGGCGGTTGATCACCATGCTGCCCGCCTTCGCGGTGATCCTGGCGGGGCTCAACCCCACCGACACGCTGGTGCTCTCGCAGGTGGTGCTCTCCTTCGGCATCCCCTTCGCGCTGGTCCCGCTGCTGCTGTTCACCGCCCGGCGCGACCTCATGGGGGGACTGGTCAACACCCGCCTCGTCACGGTGACGGGATGGCTGATCGCGGCGCTGATCATCAGCCTGAACGTCTACCTGCTCGCGCAGACCTTCCTGGGGTAG
- a CDS encoding ArsR family transcriptional regulator, whose protein sequence is MSVLTPPAPGLLEAKAKLFRGLSDRSRLSLLEAPREEPRRMSERVALTGLTQPNVSTPWPACGTAAWCRPSGWGASTVTG, encoded by the coding sequence ATGTCCGTGCTGACGCCCCCCGCGCCAGGCCTGCTGGAAGCGAAGGCCAAGCTGTTCCGGGGCCTTTCCGACCGCTCGCGGCTGAGCCTCCTGGAGGCCCCGCGCGAGGAGCCACGCCGCATGTCCGAACGGGTGGCCCTCACCGGCCTGACCCAGCCCAACGTCAGCACCCCCTGGCCTGCCTGCGGGACGGCGGCCTGGTGCAGGCCGAGCGGGTGGGGCGCTTCCACCGTGACCGGCTGA
- a CDS encoding LysE/ArgO family amino acid transporter: MAELLPAALVQGVGVSAAHLMGVSALNAFVLRQALHRHHPLAAGTAGALSDALFILLGATGIGALLTGLPALAPLAAWGGAAFLCWHGGKAFRAARHPRVIDARATSQDAGPARQVAATALGLTLLNPHPYLDSVVLFGAVSAPFPAGGRTLFALGAIAASCAWYALLALGGARLAPLFRSPQAWRVLDVLVGTLMWAFALSLVWRALHGEVGKPHG; encoded by the coding sequence ATGGCTGAACTCCTCCCGGCCGCCCTGGTGCAGGGGGTTGGGGTGAGTGCCGCGCACCTGATGGGCGTGAGTGCGCTGAACGCCTTCGTGCTGCGCCAGGCCCTGCACCGCCACCACCCGCTCGCGGCGGGGACGGCGGGCGCCTTGTCGGACGCGCTGTTCATCCTCCTCGGTGCGACCGGGATCGGGGCGCTGCTCACCGGACTCCCCGCGCTGGCGCCCCTCGCCGCCTGGGGCGGGGCCGCGTTCCTCTGCTGGCACGGCGGGAAGGCCTTCCGGGCTGCCCGGCACCCCAGGGTCATTGACGCTCGGGCGACGTCACAGGACGCCGGTCCGGCCCGGCAGGTCGCGGCCACCGCTCTGGGCCTGACCCTGCTCAACCCGCACCCGTACCTGGACAGCGTGGTGCTGTTCGGGGCCGTCTCCGCGCCCTTCCCGGCGGGGGGCCGGACGCTCTTCGCCCTCGGCGCCATCGCGGCGTCCTGTGCCTGGTACGCGCTGCTGGCCCTGGGCGGGGCCCGCCTCGCGCCGCTGTTCCGCTCGCCCCAGGCGTGGCGGGTGCTCGACGTCCTGGTGGGGACGTTGATGTGGGCGTTCGCCCTGTCCCTGGTGTGGCGAGCCTTGCACGGCGAGGTGGGGAAACCCCACGGATGA
- a CDS encoding NACHT domain-containing protein has product MGSKQTRLQLDQLTDYRAFERLCNALMVKYGYTEFEPLGGTNDKGRDAVHYCAQKNEHTVFSYSVRQDWERKLFEDLEKIRRHDHPCQVVVYVTTQEISAADQDRVKARVRETYGWRLRICDLEWLSTLVDKHADLQRMYPEIFFLPEPGESPYVPLDLQGYVASVRERHHEWRERYTPLFADHFEFDLLVAEKRPLGTGEPLPVTRLPQEAPLTVLLGESGAGKTTTLWKLALDCALGWEAGHRPLVPILIPLRNWAPGTPVEDLAVQAFAPVQGHPAAVRGLLARGEALVLLDGLNELPADPQVRADAGRDLRTFLDRYPGARHVVTCRTSDYDEALLDNGRGALPRTYEAQRLTATQVGDYVGRSLPPERAAEFNHQLRLHDERAWEDASSILHLARIPFHLRLMIKQFEVTGVLPAGTAPMVQGLVRRMGAPKAGCRAPGVDAYRKERILATLAGAGLRDGATMSLAVPVARGTVEEVVRTLRGEGVIAREVTADGVWSDLLSENYLNYERHRTGTVTTRRWDTVEWLHQLFQDYFLALYLTAVLLQGDPPSRQLVRRWLWNAPRTFQQACLMALELLTLPRKRLVFDEFRWVPGPLAENLLGQLPQREIETLLLDGVRAGLAQDACSARALEDAALYHYTEGLPGLFVEAFRSVPLPHKQAIAATNCAYAIKFQAQPGARRALHNAEAWIGHQDELVRFYAAKALWAKDRGLAARTLETLAQRGTDQARTLAAELMAAWQPE; this is encoded by the coding sequence ATGGGCTCCAAGCAGACCAGACTGCAACTCGACCAACTGACCGACTACCGGGCGTTCGAACGTCTTTGCAACGCCCTGATGGTGAAGTACGGCTACACCGAGTTCGAGCCCCTGGGCGGCACCAACGACAAGGGGCGCGACGCCGTGCATTACTGCGCGCAGAAGAACGAGCACACCGTGTTCTCGTACAGCGTCCGTCAGGACTGGGAACGGAAACTCTTCGAGGACCTCGAAAAGATTCGGCGGCACGACCACCCCTGCCAAGTGGTCGTGTACGTCACCACCCAGGAGATCAGCGCCGCGGATCAGGACCGGGTCAAGGCCCGCGTCCGGGAAACCTACGGCTGGCGGCTACGGATCTGCGACCTGGAGTGGCTCTCGACCCTGGTGGACAAGCACGCCGATCTCCAACGGATGTACCCCGAGATCTTCTTCCTTCCCGAGCCGGGCGAGTCCCCGTACGTTCCTCTTGACCTCCAGGGGTATGTCGCCTCGGTCAGGGAGCGGCACCACGAGTGGCGGGAGCGCTACACCCCGCTGTTCGCCGACCACTTCGAGTTCGATCTGCTCGTCGCGGAGAAGCGGCCCCTCGGGACGGGAGAGCCCCTGCCCGTGACCCGGCTGCCGCAGGAGGCGCCCCTCACGGTGCTGCTGGGTGAATCTGGCGCGGGCAAGACGACGACCCTCTGGAAGCTGGCTCTGGACTGCGCCCTGGGGTGGGAGGCGGGCCACCGGCCGCTCGTGCCCATCCTGATTCCTCTGCGCAACTGGGCCCCCGGAACACCCGTCGAGGACCTGGCGGTCCAGGCTTTCGCCCCCGTGCAGGGGCATCCGGCCGCCGTTCGGGGGCTGTTGGCGCGCGGGGAGGCCCTGGTCCTGCTCGACGGTCTCAACGAACTGCCCGCTGATCCCCAGGTGCGTGCCGACGCGGGGCGCGACCTCCGGACATTCCTGGACCGCTACCCGGGAGCACGCCACGTGGTGACGTGCCGCACCTCGGACTACGACGAGGCCCTGCTGGACAACGGACGGGGCGCCCTCCCGCGAACGTACGAGGCCCAGCGGCTCACGGCCACGCAGGTGGGGGACTACGTGGGGCGTTCTCTCCCCCCGGAGCGGGCGGCCGAGTTCAACCACCAGCTCCGGCTGCACGACGAACGCGCCTGGGAAGACGCGAGTTCAATCCTGCACCTGGCACGGATTCCCTTCCACCTGCGGCTGATGATCAAGCAGTTCGAGGTCACGGGCGTGCTCCCGGCGGGCACCGCCCCGATGGTGCAGGGCCTCGTCCGCCGGATGGGTGCCCCGAAAGCAGGCTGCCGTGCCCCGGGCGTGGACGCCTACCGCAAGGAGCGCATCCTGGCGACCCTGGCCGGCGCCGGGCTCCGCGACGGGGCGACCATGAGCCTGGCCGTGCCCGTGGCGCGGGGCACGGTCGAGGAGGTGGTGCGGACGTTGCGGGGGGAAGGCGTGATCGCCAGGGAGGTCACGGCCGACGGGGTCTGGTCCGACCTCCTGTCCGAGAACTACCTGAATTACGAGCGGCACCGGACGGGGACCGTCACCACCCGGCGGTGGGACACGGTGGAATGGCTGCATCAGTTGTTTCAGGATTACTTCCTGGCCCTCTACCTGACGGCGGTCTTGCTCCAGGGTGACCCGCCGAGTCGGCAACTCGTCCGCCGGTGGCTGTGGAACGCGCCACGGACCTTCCAGCAGGCCTGCCTGATGGCGCTGGAACTGCTGACCTTGCCACGCAAGCGGCTGGTGTTCGACGAGTTCCGGTGGGTGCCCGGACCGCTGGCGGAGAACCTGCTCGGGCAGCTTCCCCAGCGGGAGATCGAGACCCTGCTCCTCGACGGCGTCCGGGCTGGTCTGGCGCAAGACGCCTGTTCGGCCCGGGCCCTGGAGGACGCGGCACTGTACCACTACACCGAGGGCCTGCCCGGTCTGTTCGTGGAGGCGTTTCGGTCTGTGCCCCTCCCCCACAAGCAGGCCATCGCGGCCACCAACTGTGCCTACGCCATCAAGTTTCAAGCCCAGCCGGGAGCACGGCGCGCTCTGCACAATGCGGAAGCGTGGATCGGGCATCAGGATGAGCTGGTGCGGTTTTACGCGGCCAAGGCCCTGTGGGCCAAGGACCGTGGGCTGGCGGCCAGGACCCTCGAAACGCTGGCCCAGAGGGGAACGGACCAGGCCCGCACGCTGGCTGCCGAACTCATGGCGGCCTGGCAGCCTGAATAA
- a CDS encoding DUF1775 domain-containing protein, giving the protein MPTPPTAWPPNNPNPHPARGDPRGRRSFLLEVSTVNRPLPLLLALLLPVAAAHATVRTETGAGESKVGVSETYRLNVPTEKAVATTQVRLVVPAGVTITRFQVTPGFTRTVKTNEAGLITEVTWRGRIAPQEYARFYFQARNPDAAGPVSWKIYQTYSDGSVAPWDDSDPEKAPASTITVQ; this is encoded by the coding sequence ATGCCGACGCCTCCCACGGCGTGGCCCCCGAACAACCCCAACCCACACCCGGCGCGCGGCGACCCCCGGGGTCGCCGTTCCTTCCTCCTGGAGGTCTCGACGGTCAACCGACCCCTGCCTCTCCTCCTCGCCCTGCTGCTGCCCGTCGCCGCCGCCCACGCCACCGTCCGCACCGAGACCGGCGCGGGCGAATCGAAGGTCGGCGTCTCGGAGACCTACCGCCTGAACGTGCCCACCGAAAAGGCCGTCGCCACCACCCAGGTTCGCCTCGTCGTCCCGGCGGGCGTGACGATCACCCGCTTTCAGGTCACCCCCGGGTTCACCCGCACGGTCAAGACGAACGAGGCGGGGCTGATCACGGAAGTGACCTGGCGGGGCCGCATCGCCCCGCAGGAGTACGCCCGCTTCTATTTCCAGGCCCGCAACCCGGACGCGGCGGGCCCCGTGAGCTGGAAGATCTACCAGACCTACAGCGACGGCAGCGTGGCGCCCTGGGACGACAGCGACCCCGAGAAGGCCCCCGCCAGCACCATCACCGTCCAGTAA
- a CDS encoding copper resistance CopC family protein: MILKRLLALLTLTLGAALAHTEVTAVTPTGGATVAAPRQVTLTLSEPVSLRFSTFKVYPLTASGNAAAVQQAAATLARTALDARNDAAARADTPQTRTGMAARVVLPLKAGLKPGLYAVLWRLASEDGHPISGQRVFRVK; encoded by the coding sequence ATGATCCTCAAGCGCCTCCTTGCCCTGCTCACCCTCACCCTGGGCGCCGCCCTCGCGCACACCGAGGTCACCGCCGTCACCCCCACCGGGGGCGCCACGGTGGCTGCCCCCCGGCAGGTCACCCTGACCCTCAGCGAGCCGGTCAGCCTGCGTTTTTCCACCTTCAAGGTCTACCCGCTCACCGCCAGCGGCAACGCCGCCGCCGTGCAGCAGGCCGCCGCCACCCTCGCCAGGACGGCCCTCGACGCCAGGAACGACGCGGCGGCCCGGGCGGACACGCCCCAGACCCGCACGGGCATGGCGGCGCGGGTCGTCCTGCCCCTCAAGGCCGGGCTGAAGCCGGGCCTGTACGCGGTCCTGTGGCGCCTCGCCTCGGAAGACGGTCACCCGATCAGCGGGCAGCGCGTCTTTCGGGTGAAGTGA
- a CDS encoding CopD family protein, producing the protein MTPAAASLLTFAGLALLLGGALARRRLAGLVGALPGGWPGWQGAGALLIALGVALHVGGTLTALGFTAPADVLAYLTSTVPGRAALTTLLGAAVLLTGEGWGRSTVPVGLGAAVTLWGVGGDLPMRAAHALHAGAMAAWTGGVLVLSCGRGTNWRAAARAFTPVALGGVVLLSLTGLFMGLHHAGPAQAWPGSGYGTTLLLKLGVFAATLVTAVGVRRTLAPHTASFPRAALMVEAGLLLAVLGVTAVLVGSVPPRT; encoded by the coding sequence GTGACGCCGGCCGCCGCCAGCCTGCTCACCTTCGCCGGGCTGGCCCTGCTGCTGGGCGGCGCGCTCGCCCGGCGCCGTCTGGCGGGTCTGGTCGGAGCCCTGCCCGGCGGGTGGCCCGGCTGGCAGGGGGCCGGCGCACTCCTGATCGCCCTGGGGGTGGCCCTGCACGTCGGGGGCACGCTGACGGCCCTGGGGTTCACCGCCCCCGCCGACGTGCTCGCCTACCTCACCTCGACTGTGCCGGGCCGGGCGGCCCTGACCACGCTGCTGGGGGCGGCCGTGCTCCTGACCGGCGAGGGGTGGGGCCGGTCCACGGTCCCCGTGGGGCTGGGGGCGGCCGTGACCCTCTGGGGGGTGGGGGGCGACCTCCCCATGCGCGCGGCCCACGCCCTGCACGCCGGGGCGATGGCCGCCTGGACCGGGGGCGTGCTGGTGCTGTCCTGCGGGCGGGGCACGAACTGGCGGGCGGCGGCCCGGGCCTTCACGCCGGTCGCGCTGGGGGGCGTCGTGCTGCTGTCGCTGACGGGCCTCTTCATGGGCCTGCACCACGCGGGTCCCGCCCAGGCCTGGCCCGGGAGCGGGTACGGCACCACCCTGCTGCTGAAGCTGGGGGTCTTCGCGGCCACGCTGGTCACCGCGGTGGGCGTCCGCCGGACGCTGGCCCCGCACACGGCCTCCTTTCCCCGGGCGGCCCTGATGGTCGAGGCCGGCCTGCTGCTCGCGGTGCTGGGGGTCACCGCCGTGCTGGTGGGCAGCGTGCCTCCCCGGACCTGA